One window of Halopseudomonas maritima genomic DNA carries:
- a CDS encoding SpoVR family protein: MSRTPISTGSEWTFELIREYDQEIGRIAHEVYGLDTYPNQIEVITAEQMMDAYASVGMPLGYHHWSYGKHFLATEKGYRRGHMGLAYEIVINSDPCIAYLMEENTMCMQALVIAHASYGHNSFFKGNYLFRSWTDASAIIDYLVFAKQYITECEERYGIDAVEDLLDSCHALMNYGVDRYKRPYPISAAEERQRQREREEHLQRQVNELWRTIPVNPHHHAEAEDTARYPSEPQENLLYFIEKNAPLLEPWQREVVRIVRKIAQYFYPQRQTQVMNEGWATFWHYTLLNHLYDEGKVTDGFMMEFLQSHTSVVYQPPFDSNWYSGINPYALGFAMMQDIRRICEHPTEEDRRWFPDIAGSDWLETLKFAMRTFKDESFILQYLSPKVIRDFKLFAIVDDEADDHLEVAAIHDDSGYRAVRELLAAQYNLGNREPNIQVWSVDRRGDRSITLRHQRHQGKPLGDSTEEMLRHLHRLWGFDVHLQSLDGNHVVSEAHIPPRPEPEEERIPKFDLNIPPI; encoded by the coding sequence ATGAGCCGCACGCCCATTTCCACCGGCTCGGAGTGGACCTTTGAGCTGATCCGCGAATACGACCAGGAGATCGGCCGGATCGCCCACGAGGTGTATGGGCTGGACACCTACCCCAATCAGATCGAGGTCATTACCGCCGAGCAGATGATGGACGCCTACGCCTCGGTCGGCATGCCGCTGGGTTATCACCATTGGTCCTACGGCAAACACTTTCTGGCCACCGAAAAGGGCTACCGCCGCGGCCATATGGGGCTGGCCTACGAAATTGTCATCAACTCCGACCCCTGCATCGCCTACCTGATGGAAGAGAACACCATGTGCATGCAGGCACTGGTGATCGCCCACGCCAGCTACGGGCACAACTCCTTCTTCAAGGGCAACTACCTGTTTCGCAGCTGGACCGACGCCAGCGCCATCATCGACTACCTGGTGTTCGCCAAGCAGTACATCACCGAGTGCGAAGAGCGCTACGGCATCGACGCGGTAGAAGACCTGCTCGACTCCTGCCACGCCCTGATGAACTACGGCGTGGACCGCTACAAACGCCCCTACCCCATCTCCGCCGCCGAGGAACGTCAACGCCAGCGCGAGCGCGAGGAGCACCTGCAGCGACAGGTAAACGAGCTGTGGCGCACCATTCCGGTCAACCCGCACCACCACGCCGAAGCCGAAGACACCGCGCGCTACCCCAGCGAGCCACAGGAAAATCTGCTGTATTTCATCGAAAAAAACGCGCCGCTGCTCGAGCCCTGGCAGCGCGAAGTGGTGCGTATCGTGCGCAAGATCGCCCAATATTTTTATCCGCAGCGCCAGACCCAGGTGATGAACGAGGGCTGGGCGACCTTCTGGCACTACACCCTGCTCAATCACCTGTACGACGAGGGCAAGGTGACCGACGGTTTCATGATGGAGTTTCTGCAGTCGCACACCAGCGTGGTCTACCAGCCACCGTTCGACAGCAACTGGTACAGCGGCATCAACCCCTACGCGCTGGGCTTTGCCATGATGCAGGACATTCGCCGCATCTGCGAACACCCAACCGAGGAAGATCGCCGCTGGTTCCCCGACATTGCCGGCAGTGACTGGCTGGAAACTCTCAAGTTCGCCATGCGCACCTTCAAGGACGAAAGTTTCATCCTGCAGTACCTGTCGCCCAAGGTGATTCGCGACTTCAAGCTGTTTGCCATCGTCGATGACGAAGCCGACGACCACCTGGAGGTCGCCGCGATTCACGATGACAGCGGCTATCGCGCCGTCCGCGAGCTGCTGGCCGCGCAGTACAACCTCGGCAACCGCGAGCCGAACATCCAGGTCTGGTCGGTGGACCGCCGCGGCGACCGCTCCATCACCCTGCGCCATCAGCGTCACCAGGGCAAACCACTCGGCGATTCAACCGAAGAAATGCTCCGTCACCTGCATCGGCTGTGGGGCTTTGACGTGCACCTGCAAAGCCTCGACGGTAACCACGTGGTCAGCGAAGCCCACATCCCACCCCGCCCCGAGCCCGAAGAAGAACGGATACCCAAGTTTGATCTGAATATACCGCCCATCTGA
- a CDS encoding YeaH/YhbH family protein, whose product MSYVIDRRLNGKNKSTVNRQRFLRRYKSHIKKAVEDAVGRRSITDIEHGESISIPNRDIDEPIFHHGKGGRQTQVHPGNREFASGDRIARPQGGGGGRGGSQAGDSGEGMDEFVFQITQDEFLDFMFEDLALPNLVKRQLTDTDSFKPVRAGISQQGNPSRINIVRSMRAAQARRIALGGGSRRRLREARAELEQLRLEHPDDLSGIQRLQEEISALRNRIERIPFLDTFDLRYNLIVKQPTPSSKAVMFCLMDVSGSMTQATKDLAKRFYILLYLFLQRNYERIDVIFIRHHTSAKEVDEEEFFYSRETGGTIVSSALRLMQQIVEERYPPGEWNLYCAQASDGDNWNDDSPICRDLLVRQIMPAMQYYCYVEITPREHQTLWHEYEAVAEHFADSFAQQQIVDAGDIYPVFRKLFQKRMAT is encoded by the coding sequence ATGAGCTACGTGATTGACCGCCGTCTGAACGGCAAGAACAAGAGCACCGTGAACCGCCAGCGGTTTCTGCGGCGCTACAAATCACATATCAAAAAGGCGGTCGAAGACGCTGTCGGGCGGCGCTCGATCACCGATATCGAGCACGGCGAAAGCATCAGCATCCCCAATCGCGATATCGACGAACCCATCTTTCATCACGGCAAGGGCGGCCGCCAGACTCAGGTGCATCCGGGCAACCGCGAGTTCGCCAGCGGCGACCGCATCGCCCGGCCACAGGGCGGTGGCGGCGGACGGGGTGGCAGCCAGGCTGGCGACAGCGGCGAGGGGATGGACGAATTCGTCTTTCAGATCACCCAGGACGAGTTTCTGGACTTTATGTTTGAAGACCTCGCCCTGCCCAACCTGGTCAAACGCCAGCTGACCGACACCGACAGCTTCAAGCCGGTGCGCGCCGGCATCAGCCAGCAGGGCAACCCCTCGCGCATCAACATCGTTCGCTCCATGCGCGCCGCCCAGGCTCGCCGTATCGCCTTGGGCGGCGGCAGCCGCAGGCGGCTGCGTGAGGCCCGCGCTGAGCTGGAGCAGCTCAGGCTTGAGCACCCGGATGATCTCAGCGGTATCCAGCGCCTGCAGGAGGAAATTTCTGCGCTGCGTAACCGCATCGAGCGCATCCCCTTCCTGGATACCTTCGACCTGCGCTACAACCTGATCGTCAAACAGCCAACGCCATCATCCAAGGCCGTGATGTTCTGCCTGATGGATGTCTCCGGGTCTATGACCCAGGCCACCAAAGACCTGGCCAAACGCTTTTACATCCTGCTCTACCTGTTCCTGCAGCGTAACTACGAGCGTATCGACGTGATCTTCATCCGCCACCACACCAGCGCCAAGGAGGTGGATGAGGAGGAGTTTTTCTACTCGCGCGAAACCGGCGGCACCATCGTCTCCAGCGCCCTGCGCCTGATGCAGCAGATCGTCGAGGAGCGCTACCCGCCGGGCGAGTGGAACCTGTACTGCGCCCAGGCCTCCGACGGCGATAACTGGAACGATGACTCGCCCATCTGCCGCGATCTGCTGGTGCGCCAGATCATGCCGGCGATGCAGTACTACTGCTATGTGGAGATCACCCCGCGCGAGCATCAAACGCTCTGGCACGAGTACGAGGCGGTAGCCGAGCACTTTGCCGACAGCTTCGCCCAGCAGCAGATCGTCGACGCCGGTGACATCTACCCGGTGTTCCGCAAGCTGTTCCAGAAGAGGATGGCGACATGA
- a CDS encoding PrkA family serine protein kinase, whose protein sequence is MSIFSHFQNRFEATRQEEYSLQEYLELCKTDPTTYATAAERLLMAIGEPELIDTSLDSRLSRIFSNKIIKRYPAFADFHGMEDAIEHIVSFFKHAAQGLEERKQILYLLGPVGGGKSSLAEKLKELMQQVPFYAIKGSPVFESPLGLFNATEDGAILEEDFGIPRRYLNSIISPWAVKRLHEFNGDISRFRVVKLYPSVLQQIAVAKTEPGDENNQDISSLVGKVDIRKLEEFPQNDPDAYSYSGGLCRANQGLLEFVEMFKAPIKVLHPLLTATQEGNYNSTEGMGAIPFSGVILAHSNESEWHSFRNNKNNEAFIDRIYIVKVPYCLRVTDEIQIYEKLLTNSSLAAAHCAPDTLKMLAQFTVLSRLKEPDNSNIYSKMRIYDGENLKDTDPKAKSIQEYRDTAGVDEGMNGLSTRFAFKILSKVFNFDTTEVAANPVHLLYVLEQQIEQEQFPNEVSERYLRFLKEYLATRYVEFIGKEIQTAYLESYSEYGQNIFDRYVLYADFWIQDQEYRDPETGEILNRASLNEELEKIEKPAGISNPKDFRNEIVNFVLRARANNNGKNPSWLSYEKLRVVIEKKMFSNTEDLLPVISFNAKASTEDQKKHNDFVHRMVERGYTEKQVRLLSEWYLRVRKAQ, encoded by the coding sequence ATGAGCATTTTCAGTCATTTTCAGAACCGCTTTGAAGCTACCCGGCAGGAAGAGTACAGCCTTCAGGAATACCTGGAGTTGTGCAAAACCGACCCGACCACCTACGCCACCGCCGCTGAACGCCTGTTGATGGCTATCGGCGAGCCCGAGCTGATCGATACCTCTCTGGACTCGCGCCTGTCGCGGATTTTCTCCAACAAGATCATCAAGCGTTATCCGGCGTTCGCTGACTTTCACGGCATGGAAGACGCCATTGAGCACATTGTCTCCTTCTTCAAACACGCCGCGCAGGGACTGGAGGAGCGCAAACAGATCCTCTATCTGCTGGGCCCGGTGGGTGGCGGCAAGTCCTCGCTGGCAGAGAAACTCAAGGAGCTGATGCAGCAGGTGCCGTTCTACGCCATCAAAGGCTCACCGGTGTTCGAGTCGCCACTCGGGCTGTTCAATGCCACCGAAGACGGCGCCATCCTCGAAGAGGACTTCGGCATACCGCGGCGCTACCTCAACAGCATCATCTCACCCTGGGCGGTCAAGCGCCTGCACGAATTCAACGGCGACATTTCCCGGTTCCGGGTTGTGAAACTCTACCCCTCGGTCCTGCAGCAGATCGCCGTCGCCAAGACCGAGCCCGGCGATGAAAACAACCAGGACATATCCTCACTGGTCGGCAAGGTGGATATCCGCAAGCTGGAAGAATTCCCGCAGAACGACCCGGATGCCTACAGTTACTCCGGCGGTCTGTGCCGCGCGAACCAGGGCCTGCTGGAATTTGTCGAGATGTTCAAGGCACCGATCAAGGTGCTGCATCCGCTGCTGACCGCGACCCAGGAAGGCAACTACAACAGCACCGAGGGCATGGGCGCGATCCCATTCAGTGGCGTGATTCTGGCTCACTCCAACGAGTCGGAATGGCACAGCTTCCGCAACAACAAGAACAACGAGGCGTTCATCGACCGTATCTATATCGTCAAGGTGCCCTACTGCCTGCGCGTCACCGACGAGATTCAGATTTACGAAAAACTGCTGACCAACAGCTCGCTGGCCGCCGCCCACTGCGCCCCCGACACCCTGAAGATGCTGGCCCAGTTCACCGTGCTCTCACGCCTGAAGGAGCCGGACAACTCCAACATCTACTCGAAGATGCGCATCTACGATGGCGAAAACCTGAAAGACACCGACCCCAAGGCCAAGTCCATTCAGGAGTACCGTGACACCGCAGGTGTGGACGAGGGCATGAACGGCCTGTCTACCCGCTTTGCCTTCAAGATCCTGTCCAAGGTCTTCAACTTTGACACCACCGAGGTGGCCGCCAACCCGGTGCACCTGCTCTACGTACTGGAGCAGCAAATCGAGCAGGAACAGTTCCCCAACGAGGTCAGCGAGCGCTATCTGCGCTTTCTCAAGGAGTATCTGGCCACACGCTACGTCGAGTTCATCGGCAAGGAGATCCAGACCGCCTACCTCGAGTCCTACAGCGAATACGGCCAGAACATCTTCGACCGCTACGTGCTGTACGCCGACTTCTGGATCCAGGACCAGGAATACCGCGACCCGGAAACCGGCGAGATCCTCAACCGCGCCTCGCTCAACGAGGAACTGGAGAAAATCGAAAAGCCCGCCGGCATCAGCAACCCGAAGGACTTCCGCAACGAGATCGTCAACTTCGTGCTGCGCGCCCGCGCCAACAACAACGGCAAAAACCCCAGCTGGCTGTCCTACGAAAAGCTGCGCGTGGTAATCGAGAAAAAGATGTTCTCCAACACCGAAGACCTGCTGCCGGTCATCAGCTTCAACGCCAAAGCCTCTACCGAGGATCAGAAGAAACACAACGACTTCGTGCACCGCATGGTCGAGCGCGGCTACACCGAGAAGCAGGTGCGCCTGCTGTCGGAATGGTACCTGCGGGTGCGTAAAGCCCAGTGA
- the glpE gene encoding thiosulfate sulfurtransferase GlpE: MSDFKRIDPHTASQLLDNNAQLVDIRDPQSFDFGHIPGAIRLDNDNLADFVANANQQAPLIVCCYHGNSSQGAAAYLASIGFAEAYSLDGGFDLWRQTYPERVSAE; this comes from the coding sequence ATGAGCGATTTCAAACGTATCGACCCGCACACCGCCAGCCAGTTGCTGGACAACAACGCCCAACTGGTTGATATCCGCGACCCGCAGAGCTTCGACTTTGGCCACATTCCGGGCGCCATCCGCCTGGACAACGACAACCTCGCCGACTTCGTCGCCAACGCCAACCAGCAGGCGCCCTTGATCGTTTGCTGCTACCACGGCAACTCCAGCCAGGGCGCCGCCGCCTACCTGGCCAGCATCGGCTTTGCCGAGGCCTACAGCCTGGATGGCGGTTTTGACCTGTGGCGCCAGACCTATCCGGAGCGCGTCAGCGCCGAATAA
- a CDS encoding symmetrical bis(5'-nucleosyl)-tetraphosphatase, which yields MTTYAVGDLQGCLKPLQCLLAEVDFNPSRDVLWSVGDLVNRGPDSLGTLRFLQKLDNACIAVLGNHDLHLLAASRNGSRVRKSDTLKPLLKADDRNSLLGWLRQRPLAHFDAELGFVMTHAGIPPIWSVQQTLALAGEVEQVLRNDKRLPDYLDEMYGNEPARWKPSLKGIDRLRAITNYLTRMRFCKPDGTLEFKSKEGLDSMPKGYAPWFRYPRQDPDIQVIFGHWAAIEGRTGTQGVHALDTGCVWGGRMTLMNLDTRELHHCDCDH from the coding sequence ATGACCACCTATGCCGTTGGCGACCTGCAAGGTTGCCTCAAGCCCCTGCAATGTTTGCTCGCCGAGGTTGACTTCAACCCCTCCCGCGACGTGCTCTGGTCCGTTGGCGACCTGGTCAACCGTGGACCGGACTCGCTCGGCACCCTGCGCTTTCTGCAAAAGCTGGACAACGCCTGCATCGCGGTACTTGGTAACCATGACCTGCACCTGTTGGCGGCCAGTCGCAACGGCAGCAGGGTGCGCAAGTCCGATACCCTCAAGCCCCTGCTCAAAGCGGACGACCGCAACAGTCTGCTGGGCTGGCTGCGCCAACGCCCGCTGGCGCATTTTGACGCCGAGCTGGGCTTTGTCATGACCCACGCGGGCATCCCGCCCATCTGGAGTGTGCAACAGACTCTGGCACTGGCTGGCGAGGTGGAGCAGGTACTGCGCAACGACAAGCGCCTGCCGGATTATCTGGACGAGATGTACGGCAACGAACCGGCGCGCTGGAAGCCGAGTCTCAAAGGCATAGACCGTCTGCGCGCGATCACCAATTACCTGACCCGCATGCGCTTCTGCAAGCCCGACGGCACCCTGGAATTCAAATCAAAGGAAGGCCTGGACAGCATGCCCAAGGGCTATGCACCCTGGTTTCGCTACCCACGCCAGGATCCGGACATTCAGGTTATCTTTGGCCACTGGGCAGCCATTGAAGGCCGCACCGGCACCCAAGGCGTGCATGCACTGGACACCGGCTGTGTCTGGGGCGGCCGGATGACGCTGATGAACCTGGATACCCGCGAGCTGCATCACTGCGACTGCGATCACTGA